From Pseudomonas sp. CCI4.2, one genomic window encodes:
- a CDS encoding 3-deoxy-7-phosphoheptulonate synthase produces the protein MNSSVAVNILSELMSQPMTLIDSAPAPQRLPGTLQLKQQVPLDTALSNQVTAHRHAIRAILNGEDSRLLVVVGPCSIHDPRSALEYAERLAALAADVSDQLLLVMRAYVEKPRTTVGWKGLAYDPRLDGSDDMAAGLTLSRELMREMLRLGLPIATEILQPMAAGYFDDVLSWVAIGARTTESQIHREMASGLPMPVGFKNGTDGGVTVATDAMRSAAHPHRHFGMDRQGHPAIIETQGNQDTHVVLRGGHSGPNYDSQSVATVRASLEKVGIAARIMVDCSHANSGKNPLRQPAVFNEVLEQRLQGDRSLVGMMLESHLFDGCQPLSDALKYGVSVTDGCLGWDASAQLLRDAANALRQQR, from the coding sequence ATGAACTCATCCGTCGCGGTAAACATCCTGTCCGAGCTGATGTCACAGCCAATGACGTTGATCGACAGCGCCCCAGCCCCACAACGCTTGCCCGGCACCCTGCAACTCAAGCAGCAGGTACCACTCGATACAGCGCTTAGCAATCAAGTTACCGCCCACCGCCACGCAATACGCGCCATTCTCAACGGCGAAGACTCTCGTTTGCTGGTCGTCGTCGGTCCGTGTTCGATCCACGACCCGCGCTCCGCCCTCGAATACGCCGAACGATTGGCGGCACTGGCCGCAGACGTCAGTGACCAATTGTTGCTGGTGATGCGCGCTTACGTCGAAAAGCCCCGCACAACGGTCGGCTGGAAGGGCCTGGCGTACGACCCACGGCTCGATGGCAGCGATGACATGGCCGCTGGCCTGACTCTGTCCCGCGAACTGATGCGTGAAATGCTCCGGCTGGGACTGCCCATCGCCACCGAAATCCTGCAACCCATGGCGGCGGGCTATTTCGATGACGTGTTGAGTTGGGTGGCCATTGGTGCCCGCACCACTGAGTCGCAAATTCACCGGGAAATGGCCAGCGGCTTGCCCATGCCCGTTGGATTCAAGAACGGCACCGACGGTGGCGTCACCGTTGCCACCGATGCCATGCGTTCGGCAGCCCACCCTCACCGGCACTTCGGTATGGACCGGCAGGGTCACCCGGCGATCATCGAAACTCAAGGCAACCAGGACACCCACGTGGTGCTGCGCGGTGGCCATAGCGGTCCGAACTACGACAGCCAAAGCGTGGCCACGGTACGCGCCAGTCTGGAGAAAGTCGGCATCGCCGCGCGGATCATGGTCGATTGCAGCCATGCCAACAGTGGCAAAAACCCGCTACGCCAGCCCGCCGTGTTCAACGAGGTGCTTGAGCAACGCTTGCAGGGCGATCGCTCGCTGGTCGGCATGATGCTCGAGAGCCACTTGTTCGATGGTTGCCAGCCGCTGAGCGACGCGCTGAAATACGGCGTTTCAGTCACTGATGGCTGCCTGGGCTGGGACGCCAGCGCACAGCTGTTGCGCGATGCAGCCAATGCTTTGCGCCAGCAACGTTGA
- a CDS encoding extracellular solute-binding protein — protein MRFVFSSLIVASLALISGFQPLAAAPEHALTVYGESPKYPANFTHFDYVNPDAPKGGSMRRSALEIGQFDHMLPYIDKGTGVAQLSGLLYSPLAVRSLDEPFTVYGLVAQSMERSKDGLSLRFVLNPKARFADGVPITAEDVRYTYDLLMTQGSLQYRTEFEDVTHVEVESPTQIRFDFKNNENRTLPLDLASLPVFPEHWWKTRDFANGGGFEIPLGSGPYKVSKVDAGRSITFERDPNWWGKDLPVNRGFYNFDHFSVEYFGDTDVARQVLRGGAYDYNREFSATSYSIGYESPALTDGRLQKAQLAQGAVQSSQGYIFNLDRPMFKDRRVREALAMLWDFEWSNRQMMHNVYVRQNSYFSNSALAADQLPTEDELKILEPLRGEVAPQVFTQVFHTPKTDGTGFIRDKQLQALHLLEEAGWMPKGDHLVNAAGEPLTFTFLNAQAGIERLLLPYKRNLAQIGITFDIRRIDAAQYLNRVMARDYDMIVTGYPVSTSPGLELYNCFGSKSAKDSGSNNYMVLQDPAVDSLITGLVKAGDKATMVNYAHALDRVLQWGYYWIPNFYPPGSSTVWWNRFGIPKVQAANGEAIETWWEISPTPLTNEQFAEKRGASANPAEVH, from the coding sequence ATGCGTTTTGTTTTTTCATCGTTGATCGTCGCATCGCTAGCCTTGATTTCTGGCTTTCAGCCCTTGGCCGCCGCCCCAGAACATGCCCTGACTGTTTACGGCGAGTCACCTAAATACCCTGCCAACTTCACCCATTTCGACTACGTCAATCCCGACGCACCCAAAGGCGGCAGCATGCGTCGCTCGGCGCTGGAGATCGGTCAGTTTGACCACATGTTGCCGTACATCGACAAAGGCACCGGTGTTGCACAACTCAGTGGCCTGCTCTATTCGCCCCTCGCGGTTCGCTCGCTGGATGAGCCTTTCACGGTGTACGGCTTGGTCGCACAGAGCATGGAGCGCAGCAAAGACGGGTTATCGCTGCGCTTTGTCCTCAACCCCAAAGCACGCTTTGCCGATGGCGTGCCCATCACCGCCGAGGACGTGCGTTACACCTACGACCTGTTGATGACCCAAGGCAGCTTGCAATACCGAACGGAATTCGAAGACGTGACCCACGTCGAGGTCGAGTCCCCTACTCAAATCCGCTTCGATTTCAAAAACAACGAGAACCGCACCCTGCCGCTTGACCTGGCCTCGCTGCCAGTATTTCCCGAGCATTGGTGGAAGACTCGCGACTTTGCCAACGGCGGTGGCTTCGAAATCCCGCTGGGCAGCGGCCCTTACAAAGTGAGCAAGGTTGATGCCGGACGCAGCATCACCTTTGAGCGCGATCCGAACTGGTGGGGCAAGGACCTGCCCGTAAATCGCGGGTTTTATAACTTCGATCACTTCAGCGTCGAGTATTTTGGCGACACCGACGTCGCACGCCAGGTATTGCGTGGCGGCGCGTATGACTACAATCGGGAGTTCTCGGCGACCAGCTATTCCATCGGCTATGAAAGCCCGGCCCTGACCGATGGACGCTTGCAAAAAGCCCAACTGGCCCAGGGCGCGGTTCAGAGTTCACAGGGCTACATCTTCAACCTGGATCGCCCGATGTTCAAAGATCGGCGGGTTCGTGAAGCGCTGGCGATGCTCTGGGACTTTGAATGGAGCAACCGGCAGATGATGCACAACGTGTATGTGCGTCAAAACAGTTACTTCTCCAACAGCGCGCTCGCCGCCGACCAACTGCCCACTGAAGATGAGCTGAAAATCCTCGAGCCGCTGCGCGGAGAGGTTGCGCCGCAAGTGTTTACCCAAGTGTTTCATACGCCAAAAACCGATGGCACCGGCTTCATTCGCGACAAACAATTGCAGGCCCTGCACTTGCTTGAGGAGGCAGGCTGGATGCCTAAAGGCGACCATTTGGTGAATGCCGCAGGCGAGCCGTTGACCTTCACGTTCCTCAATGCTCAAGCGGGCATCGAACGGCTACTGCTGCCTTACAAACGTAACCTGGCGCAAATCGGCATCACCTTCGACATTCGCCGCATCGATGCCGCCCAGTACCTCAATCGGGTGATGGCGCGGGACTACGACATGATCGTTACCGGCTACCCGGTATCAACCTCCCCAGGGCTAGAGCTGTACAACTGTTTTGGCTCCAAAAGCGCCAAAGACTCCGGCTCGAACAACTACATGGTGTTGCAGGATCCGGCCGTCGACAGCTTGATCACCGGACTGGTAAAAGCCGGCGACAAAGCGACCATGGTCAACTACGCCCACGCGTTGGATCGGGTGCTGCAATGGGGTTACTACTGGATTCCCAATTTCTACCCGCCCGGCTCGTCCACGGTGTGGTGGAACCGCTTCGGTATTCCGAAAGTCCAGGCCGCCAACGGTGAAGCCATCGAAACCTGGTGGGAAATCAGCCCCACTCCATTGACCAACGAGCAGTTCGCGGAAAAACGCGGTGCATCGGCCAATCCCGCAGAGGTGCATTGA
- a CDS encoding DNA-binding protein, whose amino-acid sequence MPGIRTAAQAKAWLEQQGKSVQEFAREHSIDPATTYQVLAGRKKGKRGESHKVAVLLGMKIGSIPADKELGVAPLAE is encoded by the coding sequence ATGCCCGGAATACGTACCGCTGCACAAGCTAAGGCTTGGTTAGAACAACAAGGAAAATCAGTCCAGGAGTTTGCCCGGGAGCACAGCATCGACCCGGCAACGACCTATCAAGTCTTGGCTGGACGAAAAAAAGGCAAGCGTGGTGAATCGCACAAAGTCGCCGTTTTGCTGGGGATGAAGATTGGAAGTATTCCGGCCGATAAAGAATTGGGCGTTGCGCCGTTGGCGGAATGA
- a CDS encoding carbon-nitrogen hydrolase family protein — MGTSVVAAAQSVSVAGDIDANILRHLVFMRAAIAQGVEFLLFPELSLTGYERGLAHELAIDPADARLRPLHELARDSGMVTVVGAPIRRSGSPDVLIAALVLGVAAEVGVYSKQHLHAGEELVFSPGEGGESVQIGTDHIVLAVCADFTHASHASAAAQSGATVYAASVLITDGGYVADTQLLAGYAAEHGMAVLMANHGGATGGWESAGRSAFWSEDGMWVGVADGPGDLLVVARHNGNKWATSVVPVMA, encoded by the coding sequence GTGGGTACAAGTGTCGTTGCAGCCGCTCAATCGGTTTCTGTCGCAGGGGATATCGACGCCAACATCCTGCGTCATTTGGTTTTTATGCGGGCAGCGATAGCGCAGGGAGTGGAATTTCTGTTGTTTCCCGAACTGTCGCTGACCGGTTACGAGCGAGGCTTGGCCCATGAACTGGCCATCGATCCAGCCGATGCGCGCCTGCGGCCTCTGCACGAACTGGCGCGGGACAGTGGAATGGTGACGGTGGTCGGTGCGCCGATTCGTCGTTCGGGCAGCCCTGACGTACTGATCGCGGCGCTGGTGCTGGGCGTTGCCGCTGAGGTAGGTGTCTACAGCAAACAGCATCTGCATGCGGGTGAAGAGCTGGTGTTTAGCCCGGGCGAGGGCGGTGAAAGCGTGCAAATTGGCACCGACCACATCGTCCTGGCGGTGTGTGCAGACTTCACCCATGCCAGCCACGCGAGCGCAGCTGCGCAATCGGGTGCCACGGTGTATGCCGCCAGCGTGCTAATCACCGACGGCGGCTACGTTGCGGATACTCAATTGTTGGCGGGTTACGCTGCTGAACACGGGATGGCGGTGCTAATGGCCAACCACGGTGGCGCGACCGGAGGCTGGGAGTCGGCGGGCCGCAGCGCCTTTTGGTCAGAGGACGGCATGTGGGTAGGGGTCGCCGACGGTCCGGGCGATTTGCTGGTGGTCGCGCGCCACAATGGAAATAAATGGGCAACCAGCGTTGTTCCGGTAATGGCTTGA
- a CDS encoding microcin C ABC transporter permease YejB, with the protein MLGYLLRRLLLIIPTLICILLVNFFIVQAAPGGPVEQAIARLQGIGSASTVGGAPAESHSGSTVSRASRGLDPKLLKEIEHQYGFDKPLHERLWLMLKNYAQLDFGNSFFRGAKVTDLILQKMPVSISLGLWATLITYLISIPLGIRKAVKHGSHFDIWSSTAIIIGYAMPAFLFAMLLVVVFAGGTSLNWFPVRGLVSENFEQLSTVGKIADYFWHLVLPVLSLVIGGFATLTILTKNSFLNEITRQYVVTARAKGVSEKRVLYGHVFRNAMLLVVAGIPQAFISVFFAGSLLIEVIFSLDGLGRMSYEAAVSRDYPVVFGSLFIFTLFGLLIKLVGDVCYTLVDPRIDFSARNA; encoded by the coding sequence ATGCTCGGTTATCTACTGCGAAGACTGCTGCTGATTATCCCCACGTTGATTTGCATCCTGCTGGTTAACTTTTTCATCGTCCAAGCCGCGCCGGGAGGGCCGGTTGAGCAAGCGATTGCCCGCCTGCAAGGCATCGGCTCAGCCAGCACGGTGGGCGGCGCGCCGGCTGAATCCCATAGCGGCAGCACCGTTTCCCGTGCCAGCCGGGGTCTCGATCCAAAGCTGCTCAAGGAAATCGAACACCAATACGGCTTCGACAAACCGCTGCACGAGCGCCTTTGGCTGATGCTGAAAAATTACGCGCAACTGGATTTCGGCAATAGCTTCTTTCGCGGGGCAAAAGTCACCGACTTGATCCTGCAAAAAATGCCGGTGTCAATTTCCCTTGGCCTGTGGGCGACGCTGATTACCTACCTGATCTCAATCCCCCTTGGGATACGCAAAGCCGTCAAACACGGCAGCCATTTCGACATCTGGAGCAGCACGGCGATCATCATTGGTTACGCCATGCCGGCCTTTCTGTTCGCGATGTTACTGGTGGTGGTTTTTGCCGGCGGCACATCGCTGAACTGGTTCCCAGTGCGCGGGCTGGTGTCAGAGAACTTTGAACAACTGTCGACCGTGGGCAAAATTGCCGACTACTTCTGGCACCTGGTGCTGCCGGTGCTGTCATTGGTGATTGGCGGGTTCGCGACGCTGACCATCCTGACCAAAAACTCATTCCTCAATGAAATTACTCGCCAGTACGTGGTGACGGCCAGAGCCAAAGGCGTCAGCGAAAAACGTGTGCTGTACGGCCATGTGTTTCGCAATGCCATGTTGCTGGTGGTGGCCGGGATTCCACAGGCGTTCATCAGCGTGTTCTTCGCTGGCTCGCTGTTGATCGAAGTGATTTTCTCCCTGGATGGCCTCGGTCGCATGAGCTACGAAGCGGCAGTTTCCCGGGACTATCCGGTGGTGTTTGGCTCGCTGTTCATTTTCACGCTCTTTGGCCTGCTGATAAAACTGGTCGGCGACGTGTGCTACACGCTGGTCGATCCTCGAATTGATTTCAGCGCGAGGAACGCCTGA
- the uvrY gene encoding UvrY/SirA/GacA family response regulator transcription factor, translated as MIRVLVVDDHDLVRTGITRMLADIDGLQVVGQAESGEESLKKARELKPDVVLMDVKMPGIGGLEATRKLIRSHPDIKVVAVTVCEEDPFPTRLLQAGAAGYLTKGAGLPEMVQAIRLVFAGQRYISPQIAQQLALKSFQPQSSNSPFDLLSEREIQIALMIVGCQKVQTISDKLCLSPKTVNTYRYRIFEKLSIGSDVELALLAVRHGMVDASL; from the coding sequence TTGATTAGGGTGCTAGTAGTTGATGACCATGATCTTGTTCGAACAGGCATTACACGGATGTTGGCCGATATCGATGGTCTCCAGGTCGTAGGACAGGCTGAATCAGGTGAAGAGTCCCTGAAGAAGGCCCGTGAGCTTAAACCCGACGTAGTATTGATGGACGTCAAGATGCCCGGCATCGGCGGACTGGAAGCGACTCGAAAATTGATACGCAGCCATCCCGACATCAAGGTTGTGGCGGTGACAGTGTGTGAAGAGGACCCGTTTCCGACGCGTCTTCTGCAAGCGGGTGCGGCGGGTTATTTGACCAAGGGTGCTGGCCTGCCTGAGATGGTACAAGCCATTCGTCTGGTATTCGCCGGGCAACGTTACATCAGTCCGCAGATCGCCCAGCAATTGGCGCTGAAGTCTTTCCAGCCGCAGAGCAGTAACTCGCCGTTTGATCTGCTGTCGGAGCGTGAGATCCAGATTGCCCTGATGATCGTCGGCTGCCAGAAAGTCCAGACCATCTCTGACAAACTGTGCTTGTCGCCCAAAACCGTGAACACCTATCGTTATCGCATTTTTGAAAAGCTCTCGATCGGCAGTGATGTCGAGTTAGCCCTATTGGCCGTTCGCCACGGCATGGTTGATGCCAGTCTCTGA
- a CDS encoding peptidylprolyl isomerase — MAKATARHILVASEEKCIELKSQIEGGADFAEVAKANSSCPSSRQGGDLGSFGPGQMVKEFDTVVFSAPVNVVQGPVKTQFGYHLLEVTSRQD, encoded by the coding sequence ATGGCTAAAGCCACTGCCCGCCACATCCTCGTTGCCAGCGAAGAAAAGTGCATCGAACTGAAAAGCCAAATTGAGGGCGGCGCTGATTTCGCCGAAGTCGCCAAAGCGAACTCGAGCTGCCCATCCAGCCGTCAAGGTGGTGACCTGGGTTCATTCGGTCCAGGCCAGATGGTCAAGGAATTTGACACCGTGGTCTTCAGCGCGCCAGTCAACGTCGTCCAAGGCCCAGTAAAAACCCAGTTCGGTTATCACCTGCTGGAAGTGACCAGCCGCCAGGACTAA
- a CDS encoding amidohydrolase family protein, which produces MTLSNNAERRNIVDTHRHPMGPKMQAKMAELGLYDPKLGFPQTNAQDLMCYRECFDLDFALPIQREAGVTLSLITNGGEVPWIARDLLQVSTGEALKFLNDEYFEIRDRFPGEFALTANAHALEESCRSIVEEMISKGGAKAIAVSSSYGAGSERTFLDSPKAEWLWEFAAANDIVVHIHPPMLSIGHESLMQYRLNEAVGRPFDSTVNGARMIASGVFDRHPKLQVLIVHMGGELASILGRLEFNWHLNYNGIPNPPAGRPYTNKRPPSEYFKTNILVDCMGFNPIGVRAAVEMCGVDRVVFGSDFGPVPYGIKEHVKIVEDVIANPEERERVFWKTSNKVFRLGLSD; this is translated from the coding sequence ATGACACTGTCAAACAACGCTGAACGCAGGAACATCGTCGATACCCATCGGCATCCGATGGGACCCAAGATGCAAGCCAAGATGGCGGAGCTAGGCCTCTATGACCCGAAACTAGGATTCCCGCAGACTAACGCTCAGGACTTGATGTGCTATCGCGAGTGTTTCGATCTGGATTTCGCCTTGCCCATCCAGCGCGAGGCCGGCGTTACCCTCAGCCTTATCACCAATGGCGGCGAGGTGCCTTGGATTGCGCGGGATTTGCTTCAAGTCAGCACCGGCGAGGCTTTGAAGTTCCTGAACGACGAATACTTTGAGATCAGGGATCGCTTTCCCGGTGAATTCGCACTCACGGCCAACGCACACGCGCTGGAGGAGAGCTGTCGATCAATCGTTGAGGAAATGATCAGCAAGGGTGGCGCGAAAGCGATTGCGGTTTCGTCAAGCTACGGCGCCGGGTCCGAACGCACTTTCCTTGACAGCCCCAAGGCGGAGTGGCTTTGGGAGTTTGCGGCAGCCAATGACATCGTGGTGCATATCCATCCACCGATGCTATCGATTGGGCACGAGTCGCTCATGCAATACCGCCTCAACGAGGCGGTCGGTCGCCCCTTCGATTCTACCGTCAACGGTGCCCGGATGATCGCCTCTGGCGTGTTCGATCGCCACCCGAAGTTGCAGGTACTGATCGTCCACATGGGCGGTGAACTCGCGTCGATCCTCGGACGGCTCGAATTCAATTGGCACCTCAATTACAACGGGATCCCCAACCCTCCGGCCGGCAGGCCTTACACAAATAAGCGACCACCCTCCGAATATTTCAAGACCAACATTCTTGTCGACTGCATGGGATTCAACCCCATTGGGGTGCGAGCTGCGGTTGAAATGTGCGGTGTGGACCGAGTGGTATTCGGCTCCGACTTCGGTCCGGTGCCATACGGGATCAAAGAGCATGTCAAGATTGTCGAGGACGTGATTGCGAACCCGGAGGAGCGCGAACGGGTGTTCTGGAAGACCAGCAACAAAGTATTCCGCCTGGGCCTGTCCGATTAA
- the pgsA gene encoding CDP-diacylglycerol--glycerol-3-phosphate 3-phosphatidyltransferase — protein sequence MNIPNLITVIRVLLIPIFILLFYLPYQWSYMAASTVFAIAAATDWLDGYLARRLEQSTPFGAFLDPVADKLMVAVALVLLVQVHASLWLTLPAAVIIGREIVISALREWMAEIGARAHVAVSSLGKWKTAAQMIALVILLANPPGFTFWVVLGYVLLLIAAGLTLWSMVQYLRAAWPHLRTDTEKK from the coding sequence ATGAATATCCCTAATCTGATCACCGTAATACGTGTCTTGCTGATACCGATCTTCATTTTGCTGTTTTATTTGCCTTATCAATGGAGCTACATGGCAGCCAGTACGGTGTTCGCCATTGCGGCGGCAACCGATTGGCTTGACGGCTATCTGGCGCGTCGGCTTGAGCAAAGCACACCCTTTGGTGCGTTTCTCGATCCGGTGGCCGACAAGCTGATGGTCGCTGTGGCCTTGGTGTTGCTGGTTCAGGTACACGCCAGTCTTTGGCTGACATTACCCGCCGCGGTCATCATCGGTCGCGAGATTGTCATTTCCGCGTTGCGCGAATGGATGGCTGAAATCGGTGCGCGGGCACACGTTGCCGTGTCCAGCCTGGGCAAATGGAAAACCGCTGCGCAGATGATCGCACTGGTTATCCTGCTGGCGAACCCGCCCGGATTCACCTTCTGGGTCGTGCTTGGTTATGTGCTGTTGTTGATTGCTGCGGGCCTGACATTGTGGTCAATGGTTCAATACTTGCGTGCGGCATGGCCGCATCTCAGAACCGACACAGAAAAAAAATAA
- the uvrC gene encoding excinuclease ABC subunit UvrC, producing MTQTFDPSAFLSTCSGRPGVYRMFDAESRLLYVGKAKNLKSRLASYFRKTGHAPKTSALVARIAHIETTITANETEALLLEQTLIKEWRPPYNILLRDDKSYPYVYLSDGDYPRLSIHRGAKKGKGRYFGPYPSAGAIRESLSLLQKAFLVRQCEDSYFKNRARPCLQYQIKRCKGPCVGLVEPEVYAQDVRHSVMFLEGRSNALSNELNAAMEEASVNLEFERAAELRDQISLLRRVQDQQSMDGGTGDVDVVAAFINPGGACVHLISVRGGRVLGSKSFFPQVGIEEEVGEVMSAFLSQYFLSDHDRELPSEVIVNVVHEDFPTLIDAIEEIRGHEMTISHRVRGTRARWQQLAVTNAEQALSARLANRQHVTARFEALAKVLNLDEPPQRLECYDISHSSGEATVASCVVFGPEGPIKSDYRRYNIEGITGGDDYAAMHQALMRRFSKIKDGEGKLPDILLVDGGKGQLSMARDVMNELAIPDIILLGVAKGATRKAGFETLYLNDAAHEFTLKGDDPALHLIQQIRDEAHRFAITGHRARRGKTRRTSTLEGVAGVGPTRRRDLLKHFGGLQELSRASIEEIAKAPGISKKLAESIYASLHSE from the coding sequence ATGACCCAAACGTTCGATCCAAGCGCCTTCCTCTCTACGTGCAGTGGCCGTCCCGGTGTGTATCGGATGTTCGATGCCGAGTCGCGGTTGTTGTACGTCGGCAAGGCGAAAAACCTCAAGAGCCGACTGGCCAGTTATTTTCGCAAGACGGGGCATGCGCCGAAGACCAGTGCATTGGTCGCCCGTATTGCGCACATTGAAACCACCATCACCGCTAACGAGACCGAAGCCCTGTTACTGGAGCAGACGCTCATCAAAGAGTGGCGGCCGCCTTATAACATTCTGCTGCGCGACGATAAGTCCTACCCCTACGTTTACCTTTCGGACGGTGATTACCCGCGTCTGAGTATTCACCGTGGCGCGAAAAAAGGAAAAGGCCGTTATTTCGGGCCTTACCCGAGCGCTGGCGCGATTCGTGAGAGCTTGAGCCTGCTGCAGAAAGCTTTTCTGGTGCGGCAATGCGAAGACAGCTATTTCAAAAACCGTGCTCGGCCGTGTCTGCAATACCAAATCAAACGCTGCAAGGGGCCCTGCGTCGGTTTGGTCGAGCCCGAGGTTTATGCACAAGACGTCCGGCACTCCGTGATGTTCCTCGAAGGCCGCAGCAATGCGTTGTCGAACGAGTTAAATGCGGCGATGGAAGAGGCGTCCGTGAACCTGGAGTTTGAGCGCGCGGCAGAGCTGCGTGATCAGATATCCCTGCTGCGACGGGTTCAGGATCAGCAAAGCATGGATGGCGGGACCGGCGATGTGGATGTGGTGGCGGCGTTCATCAATCCGGGTGGCGCCTGTGTTCACTTGATCAGCGTGCGTGGCGGACGGGTGTTGGGCAGCAAGAGTTTCTTCCCGCAAGTGGGCATCGAGGAGGAGGTGGGTGAGGTGATGTCGGCCTTCCTGTCGCAGTATTTCCTCAGCGATCACGACCGCGAACTGCCCAGTGAGGTGATCGTCAACGTTGTTCACGAAGACTTCCCAACGCTGATTGATGCGATCGAAGAAATCCGTGGCCATGAAATGACCATCAGCCATCGGGTGCGTGGCACCCGGGCGCGCTGGCAGCAATTGGCGGTGACCAACGCCGAGCAGGCGCTTTCTGCGCGCCTGGCCAACCGTCAGCACGTTACGGCGCGTTTTGAAGCGTTGGCCAAAGTGTTGAATCTTGATGAGCCGCCGCAGCGGCTGGAGTGTTACGACATCAGCCATTCCAGCGGCGAAGCCACCGTGGCGTCCTGCGTGGTGTTTGGTCCTGAGGGGCCTATCAAGTCGGATTATCGGCGTTACAACATCGAAGGTATTACTGGCGGCGATGATTACGCTGCCATGCACCAAGCCTTGATGCGACGCTTCAGCAAAATCAAGGACGGCGAAGGCAAACTGCCTGATATCTTGCTGGTCGACGGCGGTAAGGGGCAGCTGTCCATGGCCCGAGACGTGATGAACGAGCTGGCGATACCGGACATTATTTTGTTGGGTGTGGCGAAAGGCGCAACGCGGAAGGCGGGTTTTGAAACGCTGTACCTGAATGATGCTGCCCATGAATTTACTTTAAAAGGCGATGATCCAGCGTTGCACCTGATCCAGCAAATCCGCGACGAAGCCCACCGTTTCGCCATCACCGGACACCGCGCGCGACGGGGCAAAACGCGTCGTACATCGACCTTGGAGGGCGTGGCAGGGGTCGGGCCGACCCGTCGTCGAGACCTGCTAAAACACTTTGGTGGATTGCAGGAATTGTCCCGCGCCAGCATCGAAGAAATAGCGAAAGCGCCAGGAATTAGCAAAAAGCTCGCAGAGTCGATTTATGCCAGCCTGCACAGCGAGTAG
- a CDS encoding GNAT family N-acetyltransferase, whose amino-acid sequence MDLRLRLATLADMDFARELTRVNMRRYYTEYERVWQGQLFDAEWVFRNSSVIVKADKQIGYFSVSPETGYLYLRDVQLCEPYRGEGVGAWVMDQIAMIAREQGFRNIRLKVFKSNPATQLYQRQGYAVIREDDELFWMECILKD is encoded by the coding sequence ATGGACCTGAGACTGCGTTTGGCAACCCTTGCCGACATGGATTTCGCCCGTGAATTGACCCGCGTAAATATGCGCCGCTATTACACCGAATATGAACGCGTCTGGCAGGGGCAATTATTCGATGCTGAATGGGTGTTTAGAAACAGCTCCGTCATCGTCAAGGCTGACAAACAGATTGGTTATTTTAGCGTCAGTCCAGAGACGGGTTATCTGTATTTGCGGGATGTGCAGCTGTGCGAACCCTATCGCGGCGAGGGGGTTGGCGCTTGGGTCATGGATCAAATTGCGATGATCGCCAGGGAGCAAGGTTTCAGAAACATCCGATTGAAGGTGTTTAAAAGTAATCCTGCGACTCAGTTATACCAACGGCAAGGCTACGCAGTGATCCGTGAAGACGATGAATTGTTCTGGATGGAGTGCATTCTCAAGGATTGA
- a CDS encoding helix-turn-helix domain-containing protein yields the protein MNGIGSRLRKERERLGLSQRAFGEIGGVEANAQGKYESGDRAPKADYLAAVAARGVDVLFVLTGTATPIPVDNLSLAEEKVLGSFRTLHKEDQDAIRRLTTTMAELSASYLTNNKPT from the coding sequence ATGAATGGAATTGGTTCAAGATTGCGAAAAGAACGAGAGCGCCTAGGTCTCTCGCAGCGAGCATTTGGTGAAATTGGTGGTGTAGAAGCTAATGCTCAGGGGAAATACGAAAGCGGCGACCGTGCCCCGAAAGCCGATTATCTTGCAGCTGTTGCAGCCAGAGGTGTGGACGTTCTGTTTGTGCTTACAGGTACTGCTACGCCGATTCCTGTCGATAATCTCAGTCTGGCCGAGGAAAAAGTACTCGGCAGCTTCCGGACATTGCATAAAGAGGACCAAGACGCGATCAGACGCTTGACGACGACCATGGCTGAGTTATCGGCCTCGTATTTGACTAATAACAAACCGACGTGA